One Fusarium falciforme chromosome 1, complete sequence genomic window carries:
- a CDS encoding C6 zinc finger domain-containing protein, with protein MQLGKRLGHKKSRNGCLRCKARRVKCDELRPCTNCVRHHVECSLVTSSTAATSACSPPSVQTASVTAAPGSAPAPSSSPLVLALGLREQPGPEPEPERYTSTHRVADEPWACQSPIATQQDHGNISFVQTILVHFSLSQRLPILLHRRSTQLQEPHRNIMRKATRARANVLHETGCRVFNSFTTTPPQSGDHS; from the exons ATGCAGCTAGGGAAACGCCTAGGTCATAAGAAATCTCGTAACGGGTGCCTTCGGTGTAAGGCCAGACGAGTCAAG TGCGATGAGCTTCGACCATGTACAAACTGCGTTCGACACCACGTCGAGTGTAGCCTTGTAACCTCGAGTACCGCAGCTACCAGCGCCTGCTCTCCCCCTTCAGTTCAAACAGCCTCCGTTACAGCAGCTCCTGGTTCAGCTCCTGCTCCGAGTTCCAGCCCGTTAGTCCTGGCCCTCGGTCTTCGGGAACAACCCGGACCCGAACCCGAACCCGAGCGTTACACATCGACTCACCGTGTGGCTGATGAGCCATGGGCATGTCAATCGCCAATCGCAACCCAACAGGACCATGGTAATATATCCTTTGTTCAAACTATACTTGTGCATTTCTCACTTTCCCAGCGTCTGCCCATTCTACTACATCGCCGTTCCACCCAACTCCAGGAACCCCATCGCAACATCATGCGCAAGGCTACCCGTGCGCGTGCCAATGTTCTGCACGAGACTGGATGCAGAGTCTTCAACTCTTTCACCACTACACCACCTCAGTCTGGAGATCATTCGTGA
- a CDS encoding MFS domain-containing protein, whose translation MEDAMRAIHQGAIDYLANHHPQKAPFPRHLRWAIPQRYEVKTMVPAARVFCQAQGEMNLWGDTLTVKFPDFDGVDEYYKTHSDKGEPGEAPVVGELNVLGDIKKHLANRGLLDDTKSPLNKSIFGQSRPVLMAPVDLWSVTGNSLGVVMLFEKLWNRTNGGNNPPSNVLACSINARWAKANSFLSVIWTTKQPHEFFAGRMLNLVQTELEYQGSIGYKRAAPPKNDSLRVIRMDTDWYDLLSPSLPDTVPDNMHWLPQARSKMTTLETIVSSVYHENLSRQPGFESMIAATVVDGLSRCGMIPNIQPSRYLAVWPFGDWSVTNEMQARSLVHPGDPEEIFSEPESLKSGDSKRFVMRAIYTGYVMTAESWFDYISIAGLLLHAAIALLHTIYVVKTGTTSGAWDSILELIILSQKSTPPPESILANTSAGVQSFKTVKSVAWVEISEEATASGSEIRTVPGGKLQLRIKDAFEPRDEKLKPVVGDSSAGGFELLGISAENTTEHTKERNSDLESQKAVTETKTPGGTNNSQRQHSNSKASDSPLQVKSEDEATLNAGDAEPDSNIVWWDGEDDPENPYNWPAWQKYLNCGLISALTFITPLASSIFAPGVPKLMVDFEETNQELAAVVVSVYVLGFAFGPMLMAPLSEVYGRTIVYHVCNILFVCFTVGCALAPNMAALIVFRFLAGSFGACPMTNGGGSISDMIAQEKRAVAMSAFSIGPLVGPILGPVVGGVLVDNKSWRWVFWVVTIIGGFLAATMILTMRETYAPIILKRKTQRLIKETGNLNLRSKLDTGLSDADLFKRAIVRPTKLLIFSPICTIFAFYLMIVYGYLYLLFTSVPFIFQGAYGFSASTVGLVYLGLGVGSFVGLFWFSIDSNKQLQKVKALQQDHKDVKPEVRLKLLPVGTLLLPVGFFIYGWTTEYETHWMVPIVGLAVIGTGNLMCFMAVSMYLVDAYNLYAASALAANTGNSLLAFIAIALFPIPLLIGRYGEKLRTSFNKDRL comes from the exons ATGGAAGATGCCATGCGGGCCATTCACCAGGGTGCCATTGATTATCTGGCAAATCACCATCCTCAGAAGGCACCATTCCCGAGACACCTCAGATGGGCAATCCCGCAAAGGTATGAGGTCAAGACCATGGTGCCAGCGGCGAGAGTGTTTTGCCAAGCTCAGGGTGAGATGAATCTCTGGGGAGATACCTTGACCGTCAAGTTCCCTGATTTCGACGGCGTGGACGAATACTACAAGACCCACAGCGACAAAGGGGAGCCTGGAGAGGCACCTGTGGTTGGAGAGTTGAATGTGTTGGGAGACATCAAGAAACACCTTGCGAACAGAGGCTTACTTGACGACACAAAATCACCGCTGAATAAGTCCATATTCGGCCAGTCTCGCCCTGTTCTCATGGCTCCCGTAGACTTATGGAGCGTAACTGGAAACTCGCTCGGCGTTGTCATGCTGTTTGAAAAGTTGTGGAACCGTACCAATGGAGGCAATAACCCTCCCTCGAACGTGCTGGCTTGCTCCATCAATGCTCGGTGGGCAAAAGCGAATTCTTTTCTCTCAGTTATTTGGACTACAAAGCAACCTCATGAGTTCTTTGCGGGCAGAATGCTGAACCTAGTTCAAACAGAGCTGGAATACCAAGGAAGCATCGGGTATAAGCGCGCCGCACCCCCCAAAAACGACTCGTTGAGGGTCATCAGAATGGATACCGACTGGTACGATTTGCTATCACCCTCGTTGCCTGATACAGTACCAGACAATATGCACTGGCTTCCGCAGGCCAGATCCAAGATGACCACTTTGGAAACTATTGTGAGCAGCGTTTACCACGAAAATCTTTCTCGACAACCAGGGTTTGAGAGCATGATAGCTGCGACCGTCGTCGATGGCCTCTCTCGTTGCGGTATGATACCGAACATCCAACCATCCCGATACCTGGCGGTGTGGCCATTTGGTGACTGGTCGGTTACGAACGAAATGCAAGCCAGATCACTCGTCCATCCCGGAGATCCTGAAGAGATCTTTTCGGAGCCGGAATCACTGAAGTCTGGCGATAGTAAACGATTCGTGATGAGGGCCATCTATACCGGCTATGTCATGACCGCCGAAAGCTGGTTTGACTACATATCCATAGCAGGTTTGCTACTGCACGCGGCCATCGCCCTACTACACACGATATATGTTGTTAAGACGGGTACAACAAGTGGAGCATGGGATAGCATCTTGGAGCTCATTATCCTCTCGCAAAAGTCGACACCGCCTCCAGAGTCAATTCTCGCTAATACTTCAGCTGGAGTACAGTCTTTCAAGACGGTTAAATCGGTTGCCTGGGTGGAAATTTCGGAGGAGGCTACTGCAAGTGGGAGTGAAATTAGGACTGTCCCAGGGGGCAAACTTCAATTGAGGATCAAGGATGCTTTTGAGCCTAGGGATGAGAAGCTAAAGCCTGTCGTCGGG GATTCTTCAGCCGGTGGCTTCGAGCTGCTCGGTATCTCAGCCGAAAACACCACGGAGCACACCAAGGAGCGGAACAGCGACCTCGAGAGCCAAAAGGCTGTGACCGAAACGAAGACGCCCGGTGGCACGAACAACTCCCAGCGCCAACACTCTAACAGCAAAGCCTCAGACAGTCCATTGCAAGTGAAGAGCGAAGACGAAGCTACCTTGAACGCCGGCGACGCTGAACCCGACTCGAACATCGTCTGGTGGGATGGGGAGGACGACCCCGAGAACCCATACAACTGGCCGGCGTGGCAGAAATACCTGAATTGCGGGCTCATCAGCGCCCTGACGTTCATCACTCCGCTCGCATCGTCAATCTTTGCACCCGGAGTTCCAAAACTCATGGTGGACTTCGAAGAGACGAACCAGGAGCTTGCGGCCGTTGTGGTTTCTGTGTACGTCCTTGGTTTCGCATTCGGTCCCATGCTGATGGCACCGCTCTCCGAGGTGTATGGGCGGACGATCGTTTACCATGTTTGCAACATTCTTTTTGTCTGCTTCACCGTTGGATGCGCCTTGGCCCCAAACATGGCCGCCCTCATTGTCTTCCGGTTCCTGGCTGGTTCTTTTGGCGCCTGTCCCATGACGaatggcggcggcagcattTCTGACATGATAGCCCAGGAGAAGCGCGCTGTTGCAATGTCGGCTTTTAGCATTGGTCCCTTGGTCGGACCCATCCTGGGACCTGTTGTAGGTGGCGTCTTGGTAGACAACAAGAGCTGGAGATGGGTCTTCTGGGTTGTCACCATTATCGGTGGCTTCCTGGCTGCGACTATGATCTTGACGATGCGCGAAACGTATGCGCCGATCATTCTGAAGCGGAAGACTCAACGGCTCATCAAGGAGACGGGCAATCTCAACCTTCGGTCAAAACTTGATACGGGTCTTTCGGACGCGGATCTCTTCAAGAGAGCTATTGTCCGGCCCACGAAACTTCTAATCTTCTCCCCTATCTGCACCATATTCGCCTTTTACTTGATGATTGTCTACGGTTATCTCTATCTCCTCTTCACGTCGGTTCCCTTCATCTTTCAGGGCGCTTACGGTTTTAGCGCCAGCACTGTCGGCCTTGTAtaccttggtcttggtgtgGGCTCTTTTGTTGGCTTGTTTTGGTTCTCAATCGATTCCAATAAGCAGTTGCAGAAGGTGAAGGCCTTGCAGCAGGATCACAAGGATGTCAAACCCGAGGTTCGCCTCAAGCTTCTGCCCGTAGGCACCTTGCTGCTACCGGTTGGATTCTTCATCTACGGCTGGACGACAGAGTATGAAACGCATTGGATGGTGCCTATTGTGGGCTTGGCGGTGATAGGAACAG GCAACCTAATGTGCTTCATGGCTGTCAGCATGTACCTCGTCGACGCCTACAACCTGTATGCAGCGTCTGCACTGGCAGCCAACACG GGCAACTCCCTCCTCGCTTTTATTGCCATCGCTCTCTTCCCCATTCCGCTGCTCATTGGGCGATATGGTGAGAAGTTGCGAACCAGCTTCAACAAGGACCGGCTGTAA